From the genome of Clostridia bacterium:
TTTGCAGCAAACATTACCCTCTCGATCACCTTTCAACTTATGGTGAAATACTTTGCTACTGTAATTTGCTTTTGGTTGATGGAATCTATCATATTCTTGTGTATCTTCTTGTTTTGTATCTCCAACAGGTATTATATCTTCTGAAGGTATATCTAGAAAAGTATCCTCTCCCAGAAAAGGATATCCAAAATTAATATGGTAGAGCATCATCAAAGGCTCCCTTTGGAACCCATTATTCTCCACCACATCATTTATGTGAATTTTATTTTCTCCCAATTTAGAAGTTATGGTTCTTCTTAATTGGAGATTTTCTCTATATAAAAGGGATTCATTCATGATCCCCTTCACACCCATGATCAATTCATCCTTTTCCCATTCGTGTATTATACCTTTCTTTTCACAAGGAATATTGGAAATCTTCCCATGGGCATTGTACTTTCTCTGTTTATAGACACAGCCGTTCCCCACCTGCATCAAACCACAGGTAGTTAACAGCCCTCCATAAAAACTTTCTCCCCATACACTTTTATCTGTACAGAAATACTGGGGGGAAACAATACCGGATTTGCTAATAAAACTAATAGGTATCCCTTTGTATTCAGCCCAAGCTATATCTAACCCCCTATCCGGCAAAACAGTATAACTCAATCCTCCCCCTGTTTTTATATCAATAGCCCTC
Proteins encoded in this window:
- a CDS encoding aldose 1-epimerase family protein, whose translation is MANIYGEKLSKRDILERVSDLSQICGTKAYQLSEGKSKGMRAIDIKTGGGLSYTVLPDRGLDIAWAEYKGIPISFISKSGIVSPQYFCTDKSVWGESFYGGLLTTCGLMQVGNGCVYKQRKYNAHGKISNIPCEKKGIIHEWEKDELIMGVKGIMNESLLYRENLQLRRTITSKLGENKIHINDVVENNGFQREPLMMLYHINFGYPFLGEDTFLDIPSEDIIPVGDTKQEDTQEYDRFHQPKANYSSKVFHHKLKGDREGNVCCKIINNKFNFGVSIEFNNKQLWNFTQWKNLCQGDFVVGLEPCNNYGMGIENEEQNGSLEYIEPGESREFNVIIGIIE